The genomic window ATTCACCATAATTTTCTTTTTCACCAGTTGAAGGATTTCTGGTAAATCCAACACCAGTGCCTGAATCGTAACCCATATTTCCAAATACCATTTCCTGTACATTAACTGCTGTCCCTAAATCATCAGGTATTTTATTGATTTTACGATAAGTTATTGCACGCTTATTATCCCATGAGCTGAATACTGCTTCTATAGCCATATTTAACTGTTGTTTAGGATTATCCGGAAATTCTCTTCCAGTTTCTTTTTTAACCAACTCTTTATACTTTCTAACAATTTCTTTTAAACCCTCAGTATCGATATCGGCATCAATTTCTACTTTCTGCTTTTCCTTAATCATCTCCAGTATTTCTTCAAAAAATTCACTCTTTATTCCCATTACAACATTTCCAAACATCTGTATGAATCTTCTGTAGCTATCATATGCAAATCTTTCATCTTTTGTTTTGCTGATAATTCCCTGAATTGTGTTTTCATTCAATCCAAGGTTTAGAATTGTATCCATCATACCAGGCATTGAAATTGCTGCTCCTGAACGAACTGAAACTAATAATGGGTTTTCTGGGTCTCCAAAAATTTTACCAGCGTTTTTTTCTAATGTTTTTAGGTTTTTATCGATTTGTTCAAGTAATCCTTCTGGAAATTTATTATCGTTTGTATATTCGATGCAAGCCTCTGAAGTAATTGTAAAACCTTTGGGAACTGGTATTCCCATTTTAGTCATCTCAGCTAAATTGGCACCTTTACCACCTAATAATTTTTTCATGTCTTTATTTCCTTCATCGAAGAAATAAACGTATTTTTTCATTTTTATTTTTCTCCTCTCTTATAGCAATCATAAAAATAAATATTTTTATAATAAAAATATTAAATATAATTGTTAAAAAGTATATTAGGATTATTTATCCCTTGGCAAGAGCAATCTTGGATAAATCAGCAACTACACAATACATGTCTGTAATGTTTTTCAATAAAGCTAAACGGTTCTTCTTTATTTCTTCATCTTTATCCATTACCAATACATTATCAAAAAATATATCAATTGATTCAGTAATAGATTCTAAAGTATCGAAAATCTCTCTATAATTTTTTTTATCCAATGCTTTCTTGATATTATCATTAGTTTTTATATAATTCTCATATAATATTTTTTCTTCTACTTCTTTAAATATTGATTGATTAATCTTATAATACTCTGTATTTTTTGAAAGATTGTAAGTTCGAGTAGCTGCAGTAATAATTCTATTAAACTTGGGTAGTTTATAAATACCTTGAATTGCTTCTATTCTTAAAAATGCATCAATTACATTATTTGGCTTTAACAATAAAACAGCATCTACAATATCATAATTATATCCCTTTTCAATAAAAAGATATCTTAATCTTTGTAGAATAAACTCTTTTATTTTTAATTTCAATTCTTCGATATTAATGTTTATACTAAAGGAATCATTACTTAATAAAAGATTAATATTATGGTTAATTATTTCATCAAAAGATATATTTATATTATTAGAAAGTAATATATTAATAATACCCAGAGATTGTCTTCTCAATGCATATGGGTCCTGAGATCCATCAGGAATATTGTTATTAACAAAACAAGATGTAATATTATCTAGTTTGTCAGCAATGCTAAGAATAGTACCATAAATTGTATTTGGTAAACTATCATCAGAAAACCTTGGTAAGTAATGTTCAAAAATAGCATCAGCTACTGCCCTGTCTTCTCCTTGCAAAATAGCATATTCTTTCCCCATAATCCCCTGCAGTTCAGGGAATTCTTTTACCATTTCTGAAACTAAATCTGACTTGCATAATTGCGCCGATCTTTTCAAAATTTTAACTGATTCCCGGTCTAATTTCATTTTATTTCCTATTATCTCACTTAGCGCTATTATCCTTTCAACTTTATCGTACATGGAGCCTATGTTTTCCTGATAAATTACATCTTTTAACTTTTCAAAAAAATTATCTAATGGTTTTAGTTTATTATTAGAAACTCTTTGGTCTTCCTGGTAAAAGAATTTGGCGTCTTCCAGCCGAGCCTTTAAAACTCTTTCATTTCCTTGAATTATACTATTTTTGTAGGTACTTTTGTTGCCATTTATTACAACAAAGAAAAATGGTAGCAATCCATCTTTTTTTGAATAAACAGGAAAATATTTTTGATGTTTTATCATTACTGCTTCTAATACTTCAGGCGGGAGTTTGAGATAACTTTCATCATATTTACCCAACAGGACTCTTGGATATTCTACTAAATTTTTAACTTCATCCATTAACTTTTCATCTATATAGTCTTTTCCTGATATTTTCTTGGTGTTATTATTTATTTGCTTGAGAATAATTTTCTTTCTTTTTTCGGGATCTATTATTACGAAACATGTTTCCATTATTTTTGAATATGCTTCAGCGGAATATATTTTTACCGGTTTTGGGTGGAGAAGTCTATGTCCGTAAGAAATACAATCAGATTTTATATTCTCTAATTCAAAGGGAACGATTTTATCATCCAATAACGCCACCATCCATCTAATTGGCCTGATAAAACGAAAAGAATTATTACCCCATCTCATTGATTTGGAAAAGTTTAATCCATTAATGAGATTTAAACATAACTTTGGTAATAGTGTTTCAGTCTTTTTCCCTTCAATATTCTTTTCAACAAATAAATAATCACCTTTTTCAGTACTTTCTGCTATTAATTCTTCAACTTTTACATGGTTTGCATTAGCAAACTTAATTGCCGGTTTTAAGGGAGAACCGTTACTGTCAAATGATATATTTTTTGAAGGACCTTTTATTTTTTTAGATATATCTCTTTGTTTAGATTTTATATTATCAATATATATTGATAATCTTCTTGGTGTACCAAATGTCTGGACATTCCCGTGATCAATATTTAATTCCTTTAAATCTTTTATGGCAATATTTTTTAAATCAACTATTGCCTTATCTATGTAAATAGGAGGTATCTCTTCAACTCCTATTTCTAAAATAAATGTATGCATTTATCAATCCTCTTTTAATAGCGGAAATCCTATTATTTCTCTTTGTTCAATATAATGTTGTGCACATAGCTTGGCTAATTCTCTTACTCTTGCTATATATCCGGTTCTTTCAGTCACACTTATTGCCCCCCTAGCTTCTAAAAGGTTAAATGTGTGTGAACATTTTAATGTATAATCATATGCTGGTATTGGTAACTTTTTCACTGCTAATCGCTTTGCTTCTTTTTCATAAACTTTAAATAAAGAAAAAAGCATTTTTACATCAGCTTCTTCGAAATTATATTTTGATTGTTCGACTTCGACTTGATGCTGGATTTCTCTATAGGTTATATCTTTATTCCACAATAAATCATAAATATTGTCTTTCTGCTGCACTACCATTGCAAGTCTTTCAATCCCATAAGTAATCTCAATAGATATTGGCTCTAAGTCTATACCACCAGCTTGCTGAAAATAAGTGAATTGAGTTATCTCCAAGCCATCTAATACAACTTCCCATCCTAAACCCCAGGCTCCTAAAGTTGGTGCTTCCCAATCACCTTCCATAAATCTGATATCATGTTCTCTTCTTAAGATTCCTATTTTTTCAAGGCTTTCTAAATACCAATCCTGTATATTAGCGGGTGACGGTTTTATAATTACCTGAAACTGAAAATGCTGCTGAACTCTATTGGGATTTTCACCATATCGTCCATCAGATGGTCTACGGGAAGGTTCAACATAAGCTGTTTTCCAGGGTTCTGGACCTAAAACCCTTAAAAATGTCGCAGGGTTCATTGTTCCAGCTCCAACCTCAGTGTCATATGGAGTTAAGATAATACACCCTTTTTCGCTCCAAAACTTTTCTAAATTAAAAATTGTTTCTTGAATATTCAATACATTCATCCTTTTTTATAAACAAAATCCCTCTCCAGTTTACCTTTGAATAGCTTCGATTGTATCTATTTCCATTGGGAGGGACTTAATATCTTATTAAATATAACAAAATCATTTTATGATGTCAAAAAAAGATTTACTATTTTTACTATATAATATTAGTATTTTTTAAGAAAGTATTTGAGCTACATTAGATTAATGTTTACTTTTTAAATGATCTTAATTTATTGACAAATTCCTGGCTCTTATTGTTAATATCAAAATAATAAGACATATATTTTTCAGTTATTTTACTTAACTGACACAACTCACAATCTATAACTTTTTTATTATGTATCATTGCCAAATCAGCAACAATTATTCTCTTTAATAATTTTAAACAATAATTTGATATTTTTATTTGATAGCAATTTTTACTACCACTACAAGCATTACAAACTATCCCTCCCTTTTTTATATCAAAAGTATGATAATCACTATTCTTTACAGATTGATTGCAATTAATACATTTTTTTAGTTCTGGCTGAAAACCTAGTATATTGGTTAATTTCCATTTGAATGCTTCTGTTAAGAGGGTGATGTTTTTTTCATCGTTCAAAAATTCCAACATATCAGTAAAAATATTATAAATTTGTTCATTTGGGTCTTCTTCTTCTGTTATCCTGTCAATAATTTCAGCACATTGAATTGCTAAGGCATAGCGATTTAAATCCTTGGAATTTAAAAAAAAGGATTTAACAATCTCTGTCTGACTTATAGTATATAAATTTTTCCCTTTATAAACTAAAAGTTTTACTCTGGTAAGATTTTCGAGACTACTTCCAAATTGACTTCTTGTTTTTCTGATTCCTTTAGCTATTGCCCTTATTTTTCCATAATTACGGGAAAATATTATTACAATTTTATCAGCTTCATTTAATTTTATATTTCTGATAACGATTCCTTCTGTTTGAAATAACCTGTTCATTATTTATATTAGTCTCCTGAAAACAACAAATCATAAAAACGATTACACTAAAACTGTTAAGATAAACTACAATAACATTAAAGCAAAAAACTTTTCTTATAATATTATTTCCTTTTTTTATTGAATATATAGTTTAATTATTAATACAAATTTTTTGTATTAATAATTAATGAAAAAAATGTAATCGCAAAGATGTATTAATAAACTTAATTACTTCTCTGCGATTACATTATATTTCTAATTACTTATTGTTTTACACTTTTCTTATTTCAATCTTGATCTGAAACTCCACTTTGCTTTTTCTGTCGAGTGTATTGGATATAAAGAACGGCACCCAATATCACAATTCCCGGGATGTCTGTTACAATATTTGGGGTTAACAATAAAACTGCACTAATAGCTAATAAAAATCTCTCAATTTGCCTTGTCCTTGTTAACAGATAGCCACCTGCAGCAGATCCTAAGGCTAATACACCAGCCAGTGAGGTAATAATCAACAATACTGTGCGGAACCAGTTTCCACCCAATCCAAGTAATGCAGGATCAAGCGCAAATATAAAAGGTATCATGAATCCTGCAATTGCCAATCGAAGGGCATTTAATCCTGTTTTCATAGTATTACCACCTGCTATTCCGGCACCAGCATATGCTGCTACTGCAACTGGTGGTGTTACATCAGCTATGACTCCAAAATACAAAATAAATAAATGTGCAGCCAGAGGAAGAACACCCAGTTGTACTAATGCAGGTGCAGCCATAATTGATAAAATTATATATTTAGCAGTGGTAGGTAATCCCATCCCCAGCAATATAGATGCAATCATAGTAAATATTAAAGTCAAAAATAAATTTCCCCCACCTAAGGCTACCAGTCCACTGGCAATCTTCAGTCCTAATCCCGTCAAGGTAACCACTCCTACTACCATCCCGGCGCAGGCACAAGCGGCTGCCACACCTAAAGCTCCTCTTGCTCCATCTTCAAAAGCACCTAATAATCCTTTAAAATCCAGTCTTGTTTCTTTTTTCAGCATACAAAATGCTATGGTTAATACGATTGCCCAGAAGGCAGCAAATAATGGTGTGTATCCATTAACCAGGAAGTAGACTAACCCAATAATGGGTATTATAAGATGACCTTTCTCAGCTAATACCTGTTTTGCCTTAGGTAATCTTTCCTTTGGTAATCCCTTTAATCCATATTTACAGGCTTCCAGATGTACCATGGTCATAACTGCTATATAATAAATCAATGCTGGTATTACTGCCGCGGCAGCAATTTCAATATATGGAATTTCTAAAAATTCTGACATTACAAAGGCGGCAGCTCCCATAACCGGGGGAAGTATTTGACCACCGGTAGATGCTGCAGCTTCTACTGCTCCGGCAAAATCTTTTTTATAACCGATACTTTTCATTAAAGGAATGGTAAAACTACCGGTTGTTACAGTATTGGCAACAGAACTTCCATTAATTGAACCCATAAAGCCACTGGCAATAACTGCTACTTTCGCAGGTCCTCCTGTGGTATGTCCTGCAAGTGCCATAGACATATCTATAAAAAATTTCCCCATACCGGTCTTATTCAGGACAGCACCAAACAAAATAAATAAAAATACAAAAGAAGAGGAAACTCCTAGTGGTATTCCAAAAATACCCTCTGTTCCTAAATACAAGTGTTCTATAATTCTTTCAATAGAGTAACCGCGGTGTGCAAAAAACCCGGGCATATAAGGGCCAAAATAAGAATACAATAAAAAAACAAGAACAACTATTGGTAATTCCGGTCCAATTGACCTTCTTGTTCCTTCCAATACAAGTAATATACAGATACCCCCAAAAATAATATCCAAGCTGGTTGGTAACCCGGAACGAATAACAAGCTCATTGTAATAAATAATATGGTATAAACATACAATCGCTCCTAATATACAAAATATTAAGTCATAAATTGGAATCTTGTTTTTAAGGTTTTCTGGAACTTTTTTTGTAATAGGATAAAGAAGAAAAATTAATGCCAGGGTAAAAGCTAAATGTAATGCCCTCTGTTTTAGTGCAAGCCATAAACCAAATCCTCCTGTATAAAAATGAAATATTGACATGCTTATTGCAATAATTGATATAATAATAGCAATAATCCCAATTGGTTTTCTAACATTAGATTCTGAGTCATACTGCTCTAATATTTTTTGAACATCAATTTTTCCTTCATCTTTTGCCTGTTCATGAAGACTTTTAACAGGCTTGATGTCTTTTTCCTGATTATTTTTCATATTTAATAATCCCCCTAAATTCTAGATAAGATATTTCTTATATAGATACTTTAATATATTATCCTCATTTATATTAATTATCACAACTGAATCTCCAACTGTCTTCGATAAATCTATTTCTTTACCATTAAATATAAAATAATTTTCTCTAATCCTACCAATTCGATAATATAAAGGCATTTTTATTACTCTTGACATATTTTTTATTTTAAAAAGATTGTCTTCATTAACAAAAATCTCATTATCAAAAGCTGCATATGGCAGTCCCGCACCATGATCAAGAAAATGGGTTTCTACCAATATTAGAATACCTTTATTGTTTATCTGAAAAATTTCCCATACTGGTGTTTTGGAAACTGAATGTGTATATTTCAATGTGAAATGCTCGTTGGGATTAATTCTTTCTACGAGTAATTTTTTACCATCATTAAAATTCTCTACAGTAAGAAAATGTATTTTACAAAAAAATAATATTATAGATAATATTAATAGAATAGAAACAATTAATAAAAACGGTATTTTTGTATTTTTCATTAAAGGATTACTGCTATAAATATTTTAATTTTCATACATATAAGAATCAGGGCACCTCTTAAGGTGCCCTGATTCTTTTTATATTTTATTCAATCAGACCAATTTCTTTGTAATATAATTCTGCACCAGCATGTAATGGAACACCCATTCCATCTAAGGCTGTTTCTAATGTAATATCTTTTCCTTTGGCATGGGTTTGGGCTAATATATCTGTATTTTCCCATAAAGCTTTAGTCATTTTATAAACTAAAGTGGGATCCAATTCAGAATCACAAATCCAGAGAGCAGGAGTTGCCAATGCAGCTACTGGTTCTTCCTGTCCAGCGTACATGCCTGCTGGAATTTCAGTAAGACCATAGTAAGGAATTTCCTCAACTAATTTTGCCGCAACTTCTAAATCTACCGGTATTAGCACAATATCCCTGACAGTTGCTATATTAATAACGCTGGATGTGGGGAAACCTGCAGTAGTAAAGCCAGCATCGATTTGGCCATCGATTAATCGGTCTGCTACTTCATTAAAATCAATATAATCTATTTTCAAATCATCGAAAGATAGTCCGTGTGCCTGTAGTATAATTTCGGCATCAGCTGCTGTTCCACTGTTAGGTGCGCCAACTCCCACGCTCTTCCCTTTTAAATCTGCAATAGATTTTACTCCAGATGCTTTAGTAGCAATAATGTGGATAGTTTCTGGATACAATGAAGCTATCCCCCTTAAGTTGGTAATGGGTTCTGTATCAGACAATATACCTGTTGCACTATAAGCCCAATATGTGGTATTTGCCTGAGAAAATGCTGTTTCTATTTGATGTCTACCTATTAAATTACAATTAGCTACTGATGCATTTGCGGTTTGAGCAGTAACAACTACGCCTTCTATATTATTTGATAGCATTTGTGCTAAGGCACCACCAAGTGGATAGTATGTTCCACCTGTTCCACCTGTTGCAATTGCTAAAAATTTCATTTGTGCAGATCCAGTAAAACTCATTGACAATAATAAAGTACCAATTATTAATATTGTTAATATTTTTCTCATGATTACCTCCATAAATATATTTTTTACTTTTTTTACATCATCTATATATTTTTTATAATAGTATCACTTCCCTTCATTCTAAAATGTATTCTATGTTGTTTGTAATTATTTTTGTTTCTCTTTTATTATGCACCATATACAAGAAAATTTCAATTTTTTTGAAGGTCCTCTATAAGTCTTTAACTTTTAAAAAATTTTTAGTATGATAATTCATTTATTAATTGTTAGTAAATATCTCATTTAACATAAAAGATCTGGTTACTTATAATTAATCTTTAAGTATTTTATCTGTTATTTTTAGAATTCTATCCTCTTCATTTTTCATTTTGTCGAATTCTTCATCAGAATTATGATCATAACCTAATAAGTGTAGTAAACCATGAGTTATCAAGATATTTATCTCTTGCATCAAGGATATTTCTGCTAATTCTGCATTTCTCTGAGCTGTTTCTATAGATATTACAATGTCTCCTAAAAGAAAATCATCAATTTCATCATTATCTGTGAAACTATCCAGCCCTTCACTCATACTGAAAGACAGTACATCAGTAGGAGTATCCTTATCTCTGTAAACTTTGTTCAAATATTGTATTTCCCGATCAGATGTTAACAGCAAGCTTACTTCACTATTCTTTTTTATCTCCATTACTTCCATTGCTGTTATTAATATTTTTTCTATTATCTGAAAATTTAGCTTCTTTTTCTGTTTGTTTTTTATTCGAACTATCACTTTGATTTCTTTCCTTTTTTAATTTATTAATCAATTCCTCATCCGGATATTCTACTCTATTATGAAACATGCCAGTTAATATTCTAGAGAAAACATCTTTTATTTTATCTAAATCTCTTAAGGTTAGATTACATTCATCTAATTGTCCATTTTCCAAATTTCTTTTTACAACATTCTGGGTTAAATTTTTTATCCTGCTAGAAGTAGGATTATTGAGTGTACGGGCTTCTGCCTCAAGAGAATCTGCTAATAATATTATACCGGCTTCCTTTGTTTGCGGCTTAGGTCCTGAATATCGATAGTTTTCTTCATTAACAGATGTGTTTTTTGATTCATTAGATTGTAAAGCACGATGGTAAAAATAGGTAATTAAACCAGTTCCATGATGCTGGTTTATAATATCAATAATTGCCTTTGGTAATTTGTATTTTTTGGCTAAATCCACTCCGTCTTTAACATGAGAGGCAATTACCAACGCACTTAAACTTGGCTCCATGTCATCATGTGTGTTTTTATAAGCTTCCTGGTTTTCGGAAAAAAAGTATGGCCTTTTTAGTTTTCCAATATCATGATAATAAGCCCCAACACGTGTTAACAGAGAGTTTGCGCCTATCTCTTCAGCTGCTGTTTCTGCTAAATTACCTACTACAACACTATGGTGATATGTTCCCGGAGCTTCTACTAATAACTGCTTTAATAAAGGTTGAT from Atribacterota bacterium includes these protein-coding regions:
- the glyS gene encoding glycine--tRNA ligase subunit beta, which gives rise to MHTFILEIGVEEIPPIYIDKAIVDLKNIAIKDLKELNIDHGNVQTFGTPRRLSIYIDNIKSKQRDISKKIKGPSKNISFDSNGSPLKPAIKFANANHVKVEELIAESTEKGDYLFVEKNIEGKKTETLLPKLCLNLINGLNFSKSMRWGNNSFRFIRPIRWMVALLDDKIVPFELENIKSDCISYGHRLLHPKPVKIYSAEAYSKIMETCFVIIDPEKRKKIILKQINNNTKKISGKDYIDEKLMDEVKNLVEYPRVLLGKYDESYLKLPPEVLEAVMIKHQKYFPVYSKKDGLLPFFFVVINGNKSTYKNSIIQGNERVLKARLEDAKFFYQEDQRVSNNKLKPLDNFFEKLKDVIYQENIGSMYDKVERIIALSEIIGNKMKLDRESVKILKRSAQLCKSDLVSEMVKEFPELQGIMGKEYAILQGEDRAVADAIFEHYLPRFSDDSLPNTIYGTILSIADKLDNITSCFVNNNIPDGSQDPYALRRQSLGIINILLSNNINISFDEIINHNINLLLSNDSFSININIEELKLKIKEFILQRLRYLFIEKGYNYDIVDAVLLLKPNNVIDAFLRIEAIQGIYKLPKFNRIITAATRTYNLSKNTEYYKINQSIFKEVEEKILYENYIKTNDNIKKALDKKNYREIFDTLESITESIDIFFDNVLVMDKDEEIKKNRLALLKNITDMYCVVADLSKIALAKG
- the ybeY gene encoding rRNA maturation RNase YbeY; amino-acid sequence: MIVRIKNKQKKKLNFQIIEKILITAMEVMEIKKNSEVSLLLTSDREIQYLNKVYRDKDTPTDVLSFSMSEGLDSFTDNDEIDDFLLGDIVISIETAQRNAELAEISLMQEINILITHGLLHLLGYDHNSDEEFDKMKNEEDRILKITDKILKD
- a CDS encoding TAXI family TRAP transporter solute-binding subunit, with the translated sequence MRKILTILIIGTLLLSMSFTGSAQMKFLAIATGGTGGTYYPLGGALAQMLSNNIEGVVVTAQTANASVANCNLIGRHQIETAFSQANTTYWAYSATGILSDTEPITNLRGIASLYPETIHIIATKASGVKSIADLKGKSVGVGAPNSGTAADAEIILQAHGLSFDDLKIDYIDFNEVADRLIDGQIDAGFTTAGFPTSSVINIATVRDIVLIPVDLEVAAKLVEEIPYYGLTEIPAGMYAGQEEPVAALATPALWICDSELDPTLVYKMTKALWENTDILAQTHAKGKDITLETALDGMGVPLHAGAELYYKEIGLIE
- the glyQ gene encoding glycine--tRNA ligase subunit alpha; amino-acid sequence: MNIQETIFNLEKFWSEKGCIILTPYDTEVGAGTMNPATFLRVLGPEPWKTAYVEPSRRPSDGRYGENPNRVQQHFQFQVIIKPSPANIQDWYLESLEKIGILRREHDIRFMEGDWEAPTLGAWGLGWEVVLDGLEITQFTYFQQAGGIDLEPISIEITYGIERLAMVVQQKDNIYDLLWNKDITYREIQHQVEVEQSKYNFEEADVKMLFSLFKVYEKEAKRLAVKKLPIPAYDYTLKCSHTFNLLEARGAISVTERTGYIARVRELAKLCAQHYIEQREIIGFPLLKED
- a CDS encoding DUF1850 domain-containing protein, which produces MKNTKIPFLLIVSILLILSIILFFCKIHFLTVENFNDGKKLLVERINPNEHFTLKYTHSVSKTPVWEIFQINNKGILILVETHFLDHGAGLPYAAFDNEIFVNEDNLFKIKNMSRVIKMPLYYRIGRIRENYFIFNGKEIDLSKTVGDSVVIININEDNILKYLYKKYLI
- the recO gene encoding DNA repair protein RecO, whose product is MNRLFQTEGIVIRNIKLNEADKIVIIFSRNYGKIRAIAKGIRKTRSQFGSSLENLTRVKLLVYKGKNLYTISQTEIVKSFFLNSKDLNRYALAIQCAEIIDRITEEEDPNEQIYNIFTDMLEFLNDEKNITLLTEAFKWKLTNILGFQPELKKCINCNQSVKNSDYHTFDIKKGGIVCNACSGSKNCYQIKISNYCLKLLKRIIVADLAMIHNKKVIDCELCQLSKITEKYMSYYFDINNKSQEFVNKLRSFKK
- a CDS encoding TRAP transporter permease, translated to MKNNQEKDIKPVKSLHEQAKDEGKIDVQKILEQYDSESNVRKPIGIIAIIISIIAISMSIFHFYTGGFGLWLALKQRALHLAFTLALIFLLYPITKKVPENLKNKIPIYDLIFCILGAIVCLYHIIYYNELVIRSGLPTSLDIIFGGICILLVLEGTRRSIGPELPIVVLVFLLYSYFGPYMPGFFAHRGYSIERIIEHLYLGTEGIFGIPLGVSSSFVFLFILFGAVLNKTGMGKFFIDMSMALAGHTTGGPAKVAVIASGFMGSINGSSVANTVTTGSFTIPLMKSIGYKKDFAGAVEAAASTGGQILPPVMGAAAFVMSEFLEIPYIEIAAAAVIPALIYYIAVMTMVHLEACKYGLKGLPKERLPKAKQVLAEKGHLIIPIIGLVYFLVNGYTPLFAAFWAIVLTIAFCMLKKETRLDFKGLLGAFEDGARGALGVAAACACAGMVVGVVTLTGLGLKIASGLVALGGGNLFLTLIFTMIASILLGMGLPTTAKYIILSIMAAPALVQLGVLPLAAHLFILYFGVIADVTPPVAVAAYAGAGIAGGNTMKTGLNALRLAIAGFMIPFIFALDPALLGLGGNWFRTVLLIITSLAGVLALGSAAGGYLLTRTRQIERFLLAISAVLLLTPNIVTDIPGIVILGAVLYIQYTRQKKQSGVSDQD